A window of Streptomyces marispadix contains these coding sequences:
- a CDS encoding NAD(P)/FAD-dependent oxidoreductase — MKAAIVGGGILGTALAYRLTTEGVEVELYEAGRLGGGTSAVGAGWLNSGGKEPFAYHLLNVSGMAEYATLAREFGHAPWYHASGNLKWTTPDKTEQVRADAERLRSWGYPVELLSPKRVTEIEPYLKVPGDVTQVAYYPWEGLADLTQLTGVLAHAAAANGARIHTNTRVASLVTEGEQVTGLTLADGTAVDADVVAVCTGRWSDELVRTAGVGLPMAPSLGFNIYTGPAPVVLNAMVHTPDVNFRPDGSGRVMARTSEFDDAVPIDGAVDPVPDIGKEILARAVKYLPGLEGVAIEGARVAYRSIPGDDHPVVGEVPGRPGLYLLVTHSGGTMGPLFGRLSALEIAHGERDARLATFRPERIVTV, encoded by the coding sequence ATGAAGGCAGCAATAGTCGGCGGCGGCATACTCGGCACAGCTCTGGCCTACCGCCTCACGACCGAGGGAGTGGAAGTCGAGCTGTACGAGGCGGGCCGGCTCGGGGGAGGAACGTCGGCGGTGGGAGCCGGCTGGCTGAACTCCGGCGGCAAGGAGCCCTTCGCCTACCACCTGCTCAACGTCAGCGGCATGGCCGAATACGCCACGCTGGCCCGGGAGTTCGGGCACGCCCCGTGGTACCACGCGAGCGGCAACCTGAAGTGGACCACCCCGGACAAGACCGAGCAGGTGCGTGCCGACGCCGAGCGTCTGCGCTCGTGGGGGTATCCGGTGGAGCTCCTCTCACCGAAGCGCGTCACCGAGATCGAGCCGTACCTCAAGGTGCCCGGCGACGTGACACAGGTCGCGTACTACCCCTGGGAGGGCCTGGCCGACCTCACACAGCTCACCGGTGTGCTGGCGCACGCCGCCGCGGCGAACGGGGCGAGGATCCATACGAACACCCGGGTCGCGTCCCTGGTGACCGAGGGAGAACAGGTCACCGGGCTCACGCTGGCGGACGGCACCGCCGTCGACGCCGACGTGGTGGCGGTCTGCACCGGCCGCTGGTCGGACGAGCTCGTCAGGACGGCAGGCGTGGGCCTCCCCATGGCGCCGAGCCTCGGCTTCAACATCTATACGGGTCCGGCACCCGTCGTCCTGAACGCGATGGTGCACACCCCGGACGTCAACTTCCGGCCCGACGGCTCCGGACGCGTGATGGCGCGTACGAGCGAGTTCGACGACGCGGTGCCCATCGACGGTGCGGTCGACCCCGTCCCGGACATCGGCAAGGAGATCCTCGCGCGGGCGGTCAAGTACCTTCCCGGACTCGAAGGGGTCGCCATCGAAGGGGCCCGCGTCGCCTACCGTTCCATCCCCGGCGACGACCACCCGGTCGTAGGCGAGGTGCCAGGGCGTCCCGGCCTCTACCTGCTCGTCACGCACAGCGGCGGAACGATGGGGCCGCTGTTCGGCAGGCTCTCGGCACTGGAGATCGCACACGGCGAACGCGACGCACGGCTGGCCACGTTCCGCCCGGAGCGGATCGTCACGGTCTGA
- a CDS encoding MFS transporter — translation MSQSGNGTSQKQSRRVAVATFVGSAIEWYDFFIYGTAAALVFNKLYFPEASPTSGTLLAFATFATGWLARPIGGVLAGHFGDRLSRKNMLVVTVMGMGLSTVLVGLLPTYATIGVAAPILLVVLRVIQGLAVGGEYGGSVVMALEHAKTGRRGVAASWPQVGVPAGLVLGTGVFYAFATMPEETFLSWGWRIPFLLSFVLVVFGLVIRVKIVESPVFAEAQDRGTVVRIPLVEVVRNHWRRVLLIMVAHIAPNTFFYTFATFVLSYATTQLGFSTGSVLIGVSLAAVVEVITLPMFARLSDRLGRRPVYIAGLAGLALITFPFFWILELRSGWALFGALAIGLGVAHSAVFGTQASFFSELFPTAIRYTGLSMGYQVAGALFGGPLPIIATALITATAGAPWLFAAYMVATAVVSAAAAFLAPETSRLEFKEDRPAGVHAEKVAVES, via the coding sequence ATGTCCCAGAGCGGTAATGGCACGTCGCAGAAACAGAGCCGGAGAGTCGCCGTAGCGACCTTCGTGGGAAGCGCCATCGAGTGGTACGACTTCTTCATCTACGGGACGGCGGCAGCGCTGGTCTTCAACAAGCTGTATTTTCCGGAGGCATCGCCGACCTCGGGAACACTTCTCGCATTCGCCACGTTCGCGACCGGCTGGCTCGCCCGGCCCATCGGAGGCGTACTGGCCGGGCACTTCGGTGACCGGCTGAGCCGGAAGAACATGCTGGTGGTCACCGTGATGGGGATGGGCCTGTCCACGGTCCTCGTCGGTCTGCTGCCGACGTACGCGACGATCGGTGTCGCCGCACCCATCCTGCTGGTCGTGCTCCGCGTCATCCAGGGACTGGCCGTGGGAGGCGAGTACGGCGGCTCGGTGGTGATGGCGCTCGAACACGCCAAGACGGGCAGGCGTGGTGTAGCGGCGAGCTGGCCGCAGGTCGGGGTGCCGGCCGGACTCGTGCTGGGGACGGGCGTGTTCTACGCGTTCGCGACCATGCCCGAGGAAACGTTCCTCTCTTGGGGCTGGCGCATTCCCTTCCTGCTCAGCTTCGTACTCGTCGTCTTCGGGCTCGTGATCCGGGTCAAGATCGTCGAGAGTCCCGTGTTCGCGGAGGCCCAGGACCGGGGAACGGTGGTGCGCATTCCGCTCGTCGAGGTCGTGCGGAATCACTGGCGCCGAGTGCTGCTGATCATGGTCGCGCACATCGCGCCGAACACCTTCTTCTACACCTTCGCCACCTTCGTGCTGAGCTACGCGACGACACAACTGGGGTTCTCGACGGGGAGCGTCCTGATAGGCGTGAGCCTGGCGGCCGTCGTCGAGGTCATCACCCTGCCGATGTTCGCGCGGCTGTCGGACCGGCTGGGGCGCCGGCCCGTGTACATCGCGGGGCTCGCCGGACTCGCGCTCATCACGTTCCCGTTCTTCTGGATTCTCGAACTGCGGTCCGGGTGGGCCCTGTTCGGCGCGCTGGCGATCGGCTTGGGCGTCGCGCACTCCGCCGTATTCGGAACCCAGGCCAGCTTCTTCTCCGAGCTGTTCCCGACAGCGATCCGGTACACCGGGCTGTCGATGGGATACCAAGTGGCAGGCGCCCTGTTCGGGGGGCCCTTGCCGATCATCGCGACCGCTCTGATCACCGCCACCGCCGGAGCGCCGTGGCTGTTCGCGGCATACATGGTCGCGACCGCGGTCGTCAGCGCCGCCGCCGCGTTCCTGGCGCCGGAGACGTCGCGCCTGGAATTCAAAGAGGACCGGCCGGCCGGCGTGCACGCCGAAAAGGTCGCCGTCGAATCCTGA
- a CDS encoding ABC transporter ATP-binding protein, whose translation MMTGMQRQPTSMDVSGGPTVDRSPVSRRAEPVLTVRDLTVEIRTQQGLSTPVANLSYELAAGEILGVVGESGSGKSIGSLALCGLGPSQAQTTGSVQFRGEELLGRRAAVLQRVRGRDIGYIFQDPQAALNPLMTCGDQVAEILRAHKGTPRSRGRRRAVELFEAVGLSNPARRAGQYPHELSGGMRQRVMIAMAICCEPSVVVADEPTTALDVVVQAQVVELLRDVRDRTGAAMIFISHDLNLVGSLADRILVMHGGRVIEKGPTARIAEAPNHPYTKALLASTPELLGPRVERFAGVDERIFEAMRAEDSAGPEYAEAVAELLAADAVAPEAAAPLVPSEPRQAYDPAPLAPAPQPDGPNTGTRALLDVRDLSVRYGSTGRLGRKTTPVEAVAGVSLSVGRGRILGVVGESGSGKTTLARALVGLERPSTGTITFDGKQVFPPQGRRRYQPPRAIQMVFQDPYASLNPRMRVVDLVAEGLDVNGAVRTSSERTERVAELLTRVGIDPGLRQRYPHQFSGGQRQRIAIARALAVDPALLVCDEAVSSLDVSIRAHVLNVLEAERRRSGLPIVFIGHDLGVIRHLADYTVVMQRGRIVEQGATEDVIFRPEDPYTRQLVAASQYGFEQRKAG comes from the coding sequence ATGATGACCGGCATGCAGCGACAGCCGACGTCCATGGACGTCTCAGGCGGGCCCACCGTCGATCGGAGTCCGGTCTCACGGCGTGCCGAACCAGTGCTGACAGTGCGTGACTTGACCGTCGAGATCCGGACACAACAGGGTCTCTCGACGCCGGTGGCGAACCTCAGTTACGAACTGGCGGCGGGTGAAATCCTCGGAGTGGTGGGCGAAAGCGGCTCCGGCAAGTCCATCGGCTCGCTCGCCCTGTGCGGACTGGGGCCATCACAGGCACAGACGACAGGCTCCGTCCAGTTCCGGGGCGAAGAACTCCTCGGGCGCCGGGCCGCCGTACTCCAGCGGGTCCGCGGACGGGACATCGGCTACATCTTCCAGGACCCCCAGGCCGCCCTCAATCCGCTGATGACATGCGGTGACCAGGTCGCCGAGATCCTCCGCGCGCACAAGGGCACACCGCGCAGCCGGGGGCGACGTCGTGCGGTCGAACTCTTCGAGGCGGTGGGGCTGTCGAACCCTGCCCGGCGGGCCGGGCAGTACCCGCACGAGCTGTCCGGCGGCATGCGCCAGCGGGTGATGATCGCCATGGCGATCTGCTGCGAGCCGTCGGTCGTCGTCGCCGACGAACCGACCACCGCCCTGGACGTCGTCGTCCAGGCGCAGGTCGTCGAGCTGCTGAGGGACGTACGCGACCGCACGGGCGCGGCCATGATCTTCATCAGCCACGATCTGAACCTGGTGGGCAGCCTGGCGGACCGCATCCTCGTCATGCACGGCGGCCGCGTCATCGAGAAGGGCCCGACCGCGCGGATCGCCGAGGCCCCGAACCATCCGTATACGAAGGCGCTGCTGGCATCGACGCCGGAGCTGCTGGGACCGCGGGTGGAACGGTTCGCCGGTGTCGACGAGCGCATCTTCGAGGCCATGCGCGCTGAGGACTCCGCCGGTCCTGAGTACGCGGAGGCAGTCGCGGAGCTGCTCGCGGCGGACGCGGTGGCTCCCGAAGCCGCCGCCCCTCTGGTCCCCTCCGAGCCCCGGCAGGCGTACGACCCGGCGCCGCTCGCACCGGCGCCGCAGCCGGACGGGCCGAACACCGGCACCCGGGCTCTGCTCGACGTCCGGGATCTCAGCGTGCGGTACGGCTCGACGGGACGTCTCGGCCGCAAGACCACTCCTGTCGAGGCTGTGGCCGGTGTCAGTCTCAGCGTCGGCAGAGGGCGGATACTCGGCGTGGTCGGCGAGTCCGGGTCGGGCAAGACGACCTTGGCACGCGCACTCGTCGGCCTGGAACGCCCCAGCACTGGCACGATCACCTTCGACGGGAAGCAGGTGTTCCCGCCGCAGGGCCGCAGGCGGTATCAGCCGCCGCGGGCGATCCAGATGGTCTTCCAGGACCCGTACGCCTCGCTCAATCCACGTATGCGAGTCGTCGACCTCGTGGCCGAGGGCCTCGACGTCAACGGCGCCGTACGGACCAGCTCCGAGCGCACCGAGAGGGTCGCCGAGCTGCTGACCAGGGTCGGCATCGACCCGGGGCTGCGGCAGCGCTACCCGCACCAGTTCTCCGGCGGTCAGCGGCAGCGCATCGCCATCGCCCGCGCCCTCGCGGTCGACCCCGCCCTGCTCGTATGCGACGAAGCGGTCTCCTCGCTGGACGTCTCCATCCGCGCCCATGTCCTGAACGTGCTGGAGGCGGAGCGGCGGCGGTCGGGGCTCCCGATCGTCTTCATCGGGCACGACCTCGGCGTCATACGCCATCTCGCCGACTACACGGTCGTGATGCAGCGGGGCCGGATCGTCGAGCAGGGAGCGACGGAGGACGTGATCTTCCGCCCGGAGGACCCCTACACCCGGCAGCTCGTGGCGGCGAGCCAGTACGGGTTCGAACAGCGAAAAGCGGGCTGA
- a CDS encoding N-acyl homoserine lactonase family protein, whose protein sequence is MTEQPCASAHTHEVYAVKFAEHPGGTRGEYFHGSAAEPRGASAPLDYFVWLVRTPQADIVVDAGFTAETAEKRKRVYHRTPSAALAQLGTDCSAVPWVVLSHFHYDHVGELEAFPNARFVVQAEEMAFWTGRFAARGEFRRLIEEQDITRLVSLSLAGRLRFVDGSSELVPGVRVHLVGGHTAGTQVVSVATARGTVVLAADASHFYGNVCDDAPFAIHTDLAGMYGAFDLIHELASGPELIVPGHDPEVLRRFDPVAGIDGTAVRIA, encoded by the coding sequence ATGACGGAACAGCCGTGTGCCTCCGCGCACACTCATGAGGTCTACGCGGTCAAGTTCGCCGAGCATCCGGGCGGAACACGCGGCGAGTACTTCCACGGAAGCGCGGCGGAGCCTCGCGGCGCTTCGGCGCCCCTGGACTATTTCGTCTGGCTGGTGCGTACGCCGCAGGCCGACATCGTGGTCGACGCGGGCTTCACAGCCGAGACGGCGGAGAAACGCAAGCGCGTCTACCACCGGACACCGTCGGCGGCCCTGGCGCAGCTCGGGACCGACTGCTCGGCCGTCCCCTGGGTCGTCCTGTCGCACTTCCACTACGACCACGTCGGCGAACTGGAGGCGTTCCCGAACGCCCGATTCGTCGTCCAGGCCGAGGAGATGGCGTTCTGGACCGGCCGGTTCGCCGCCAGGGGGGAATTCCGCAGGCTGATCGAGGAACAGGACATCACCCGGCTGGTCAGCCTGAGCCTGGCGGGCCGCCTGCGCTTCGTCGACGGTTCGAGCGAACTGGTGCCCGGCGTGCGCGTCCACCTCGTCGGAGGGCATACGGCCGGGACCCAGGTGGTCAGCGTCGCGACCGCCCGCGGGACCGTCGTACTCGCGGCCGACGCCTCGCACTTCTACGGCAACGTCTGTGACGATGCGCCCTTCGCCATCCACACCGACCTCGCCGGGATGTACGGCGCCTTCGACCTCATCCACGAACTCGCGAGCGGGCCCGAGCTGATCGTGCCCGGCCACGACCCCGAAGTCCTGCGGCGCTTCGATCCGGTGGCCGGCATCGACGGCACCGCGGTCCGCATCGCATGA
- a CDS encoding aldehyde dehydrogenase has translation MKNATMIVDGKPAESDTRRDAVNPYTGEVWATFPEATHEDVDRAVNAARRAFQGGWSSSSGAERARLMHALADRLESEADAMARMESTDNGKVIRETRNQMGFAARNLRFFAGYADKLYGRTIPLDNPGLFDFTRRRPHGVAALITAWNSPIALLANKLPPALAAGNTVVVKPSEHASVTTCEFGRMAIDAGLPPGVVNVVTGGPEVGDALVGHPGIDKISFTGGTPTGARIAESAGRRLVPVTLELGGKSPNIVFDDADLDRAVVGAVAGIFAAAGQTCIAGSRLLVQRSVYPEVVDAITKRAAAIRLGDPLDASTEMGPVANRPQFERIVKLIEKGKQEGATLLTGGGPATGPDLADGLFIAPTVFGEVSPGMRIASEEVFGPVLSVIPFDGEEEAVEIANGVEYGLAAAVWSRDIERVHRVVDRLEAGSVWVNTYRTNAAQAPFGGIKSSGYGRERGEEALAEYTFVQNVMVDYSGAARDPFSIKT, from the coding sequence GTGAAGAACGCGACGATGATCGTCGACGGGAAGCCGGCCGAAAGCGACACACGACGTGACGCCGTCAACCCGTACACAGGCGAGGTGTGGGCGACATTTCCCGAAGCCACACACGAGGACGTCGACCGTGCGGTGAATGCGGCCCGGCGCGCCTTTCAAGGAGGCTGGAGTTCTTCTTCCGGAGCCGAACGCGCTCGTCTCATGCACGCGTTGGCGGACCGGCTCGAATCCGAGGCGGACGCGATGGCACGGATGGAGAGCACCGACAACGGCAAGGTCATCCGCGAGACACGCAATCAAATGGGATTCGCGGCCCGGAACCTGCGCTTCTTCGCGGGATACGCGGACAAGCTCTACGGGCGGACGATCCCGCTGGACAATCCGGGGCTGTTCGACTTCACCCGCCGCCGTCCGCACGGTGTGGCCGCATTGATCACCGCGTGGAACTCCCCCATCGCACTGCTCGCCAACAAGCTTCCGCCCGCCCTGGCAGCGGGGAACACCGTGGTCGTCAAGCCGTCGGAGCACGCCTCGGTGACGACATGCGAGTTCGGCCGTATGGCGATCGATGCCGGCCTTCCGCCCGGGGTGGTCAATGTCGTCACCGGCGGACCGGAGGTCGGCGATGCGCTCGTCGGCCATCCAGGGATCGACAAGATCAGCTTCACCGGGGGCACCCCGACCGGTGCGCGAATCGCGGAGTCCGCGGGCCGTCGGCTCGTACCGGTCACGCTCGAACTCGGCGGCAAGTCCCCCAACATCGTCTTCGACGACGCCGATCTCGACCGGGCGGTCGTCGGCGCGGTCGCCGGGATCTTCGCCGCCGCAGGACAGACATGCATCGCGGGCTCACGTCTGCTCGTGCAGCGGTCGGTCTATCCGGAGGTCGTCGACGCCATCACGAAAAGGGCCGCGGCCATCCGGCTCGGCGACCCGCTCGACGCCTCCACGGAGATGGGACCGGTCGCGAACCGCCCGCAGTTCGAGCGCATTGTGAAACTCATCGAGAAGGGGAAGCAGGAAGGCGCGACGCTCCTGACCGGCGGCGGTCCGGCCACCGGACCCGACCTGGCCGACGGACTGTTCATCGCGCCCACCGTGTTCGGAGAGGTCTCGCCCGGCATGCGCATCGCCTCCGAAGAGGTCTTCGGGCCGGTGCTTTCGGTCATTCCCTTCGACGGCGAGGAAGAGGCCGTCGAAATCGCGAACGGAGTCGAATACGGACTCGCGGCCGCCGTCTGGAGCCGGGACATCGAACGCGTGCACCGCGTGGTCGACCGCCTGGAAGCCGGATCGGTCTGGGTGAACACCTACCGCACAAACGCGGCTCAGGCTCCTTTCGGAGGCATCAAAAGCAGCGGATACGGCCGCGAACGAGGCGAGGAAGCCCTCGCCGAATACACCTTCGTCCAGAACGTCATGGTCGATTACTCGGGGGCCGCCCGTGACCCGTTCTCCATAAAGACATAG
- a CDS encoding NAD(P)-dependent oxidoreductase codes for MNDDTKTPVAVLGLGAMGGAIARHLVTEGFAVTGYDPDPDAARRAVDGGVTAAADPVEAVAHARFVITSLPDPAAVRSAWEGDRGVVASAAQGTVLLELSTIDPGTMTSIAELATAAGLRVIDCAVSGGPDEAAVGKLGLLVGADEPDLDYSRPLLDAVGSSVSHTGDVGTGKTVKIVNNMMSMGNVLVAAEAFEVGVAAGVDPQRLFDVLAGSGGSSHHFVKRFPWVVADDRRTRFSIRLADKDLGLAVDLARSLGIPSPTASMVRSVYALAIAEGMAGEDIVGLTRLYRRWGRRSGE; via the coding sequence ATGAACGACGACACGAAGACACCGGTGGCCGTCCTCGGGCTCGGTGCCATGGGCGGGGCGATCGCCCGCCATCTGGTCACCGAGGGCTTCGCGGTCACCGGTTACGATCCCGACCCCGACGCGGCCCGGCGGGCCGTGGACGGTGGTGTCACCGCTGCGGCCGACCCGGTGGAAGCGGTCGCTCACGCCCGCTTCGTCATCACCAGCCTCCCGGATCCCGCCGCCGTCAGATCGGCGTGGGAAGGCGACCGTGGCGTCGTCGCATCCGCCGCCCAGGGCACCGTCCTGCTCGAACTCAGCACGATCGATCCCGGCACGATGACCTCGATCGCGGAACTCGCCACGGCCGCCGGGCTCCGGGTGATCGACTGTGCGGTCAGCGGCGGCCCGGACGAGGCGGCCGTGGGGAAGCTGGGTCTTCTGGTCGGCGCGGACGAGCCCGATCTGGATTACAGCAGGCCCCTGCTGGACGCCGTCGGCAGCTCGGTATCCCATACCGGCGACGTCGGCACCGGGAAGACCGTCAAGATCGTCAACAACATGATGTCGATGGGGAACGTCCTGGTGGCAGCCGAGGCGTTCGAAGTCGGCGTCGCCGCGGGAGTCGACCCCCAGCGGCTCTTCGACGTGCTGGCAGGCAGCGGCGGAAGCTCCCACCACTTCGTGAAGCGTTTTCCCTGGGTGGTCGCCGACGACCGCCGCACACGCTTCTCGATCCGGCTCGCGGACAAGGACCTCGGGCTGGCCGTGGACTTGGCGCGGTCGCTCGGCATCCCGTCACCCACCGCGTCGATGGTGCGGTCGGTCTATGCGCTCGCCATCGCCGAGGGAATGGCCGGTGAGGACATCGTCGGCCTGACGCGGCTCTACCGCCGTTGGGGCCGGCGGTCCGGCGAATGA
- a CDS encoding GntR family transcriptional regulator, with protein sequence MESGRSAGNPPGVEDPMFRPRRFAEDVVTILRQMILSGELAAGERINEIKLADRLKISRSPIREAMQTLAGEGLVISVSGRGAFVASFDMEAVDHLLEVRATLECAAARFATVRADDASLDELEAFLMRTKDALGETGHPYPRDLDFHEQVVAMSGNPKLMDTVRGVTTQYQLARARSSQNPGRAQAAYAEHCRIYQALRARDADAAAAAMAEHLEAAQAHVREVLRGESAEGDSTSERDAAAHREKQ encoded by the coding sequence ATGGAATCGGGGCGAAGTGCGGGAAACCCGCCTGGAGTCGAGGACCCCATGTTCCGTCCGCGGAGGTTCGCGGAGGACGTGGTGACGATACTCCGGCAGATGATCCTGTCCGGGGAACTCGCTGCCGGCGAGCGGATCAACGAGATCAAACTCGCGGACAGGCTCAAGATCAGCCGTTCCCCGATCCGTGAGGCGATGCAGACGCTGGCGGGAGAGGGGCTGGTCATAAGCGTCTCCGGCCGTGGGGCGTTCGTGGCGTCCTTCGACATGGAGGCCGTCGACCATCTTCTCGAAGTACGGGCCACGCTGGAATGCGCGGCTGCCCGCTTCGCCACGGTCCGGGCGGACGACGCCTCCCTCGACGAGCTTGAGGCGTTCTTGATGCGAACGAAGGACGCGCTGGGCGAGACCGGACATCCCTATCCGCGCGATCTGGATTTCCACGAGCAAGTCGTCGCCATGAGCGGCAATCCGAAACTCATGGACACCGTGCGCGGTGTCACGACCCAATACCAGCTCGCACGCGCGCGATCGAGCCAGAACCCCGGCCGCGCCCAGGCCGCTTACGCCGAACACTGCCGCATCTATCAGGCCCTGCGCGCACGCGACGCCGACGCCGCGGCCGCGGCGATGGCCGAACACCTCGAAGCCGCGCAGGCCCACGTCCGCGAGGTGTTGCGGGGCGAGAGCGCCGAAGGCGATTCCACCTCGGAACGGGACGCGGCCGCACACAGGGAGAAGCAGTGA
- a CDS encoding isocitrate lyase/PEP mutase family protein: MSRLRELIDSGRVLVVPGAANALTARVIEDCGFPCVYVTGAGVANTQLAVPDVGLLAFSELAAQVSAIRTAVDVPLIVDADTGFGGPLNVHRTVRELERAGADAIQIEDQTFPKRCGHFEGKNVIAPADMVAKVHAAVDARADDGTLIVARTDARAVNGLEDACERANTYHEAGADIVFVEAPRSEAEIETVAAKVGAPQVVNFVVGGATPLLSEQRLQELGFAIALHANLPLLAGIEGMQHALRLLRDGAPLSDAPLATWEERQRLVRRAEFEQLDSRFSTEEVR; the protein is encoded by the coding sequence ATGAGCCGCCTCCGGGAGCTGATCGACTCCGGCCGGGTCCTCGTCGTACCGGGAGCCGCGAACGCGCTGACGGCACGGGTCATCGAGGACTGCGGATTCCCCTGCGTGTACGTGACGGGCGCCGGGGTGGCGAACACCCAGCTCGCCGTGCCCGACGTGGGGCTGCTGGCGTTCTCCGAACTCGCGGCCCAGGTCTCGGCGATCCGCACTGCCGTCGACGTACCGCTGATCGTCGACGCCGACACCGGTTTCGGCGGCCCACTGAACGTGCACCGCACGGTGCGCGAGCTCGAACGGGCGGGCGCGGACGCCATCCAGATCGAGGATCAGACCTTCCCCAAACGGTGCGGCCACTTCGAGGGCAAGAACGTGATCGCCCCGGCGGACATGGTGGCGAAGGTGCACGCAGCGGTCGACGCACGTGCCGACGACGGCACCCTGATCGTGGCGCGAACCGACGCACGCGCGGTCAACGGACTCGAGGACGCGTGTGAGCGCGCGAACACCTACCACGAGGCAGGCGCCGACATCGTGTTCGTGGAGGCCCCCCGGTCGGAGGCCGAGATCGAGACCGTCGCCGCGAAGGTCGGAGCACCGCAGGTCGTCAACTTCGTGGTGGGCGGTGCGACCCCGCTGCTGTCCGAACAGCGCCTTCAGGAACTGGGGTTCGCGATCGCGCTGCACGCGAATCTGCCGCTCCTCGCCGGGATCGAGGGCATGCAGCACGCGTTGAGGCTGCTCCGGGACGGGGCGCCGCTGTCGGACGCGCCTCTGGCGACCTGGGAGGAACGGCAACGGCTGGTGCGGCGTGCGGAGTTCGAGCAGCTCGACAGCCGGTTCAGCACGGAGGAGGTCCGATGA
- the tcuA gene encoding FAD-dependent tricarballylate dehydrogenase TcuA, protein MPNAEYDVVVVGAGNAGLVTALTAHEAGARVLVLEAASFEERGGNSRFSGSIFRAVHSGLDSIKPILADPEEEVLDQVTVGPYSRERYIDDWLSTSQNRPPRELVETVVDRSFKTLEWMRDKGVEWELTSGKLFDTGKLDRKYDVPPGGAIRVRGEGVGLVAALFKAVEDAGIDIWYDAPAASLVTEGSTVVGVRIRRERAFEEVRGSVVLASGGFEANPEMRLRYLGPGWDLVKVRGTRFNMGTMLAQALQAGAQPAGHWGGCHASPQDAAHPPVGDLRMTDKLSRYSFPYSLLINSDGRRFVDEGEDQVWLTYAKTGSAILAQKGSVAYQLFDEKTAHLLEPRYSTGTPVEAGTLKELAGKLGLPAEELVATVTAFNESVAADAAARFDPLTLDGLMARPAGQPPKSNWAQALDKGPFIAYPVTCGITFTYGGVKVDTDARVIDVTGRAMPGLYATGEIAGDFFHYNYAAGSGLMRGAVFGRIAGANAAAHAKGGTR, encoded by the coding sequence GTGCCCAATGCAGAATACGACGTGGTCGTCGTCGGCGCGGGAAACGCCGGACTGGTCACGGCGCTGACCGCCCACGAGGCGGGCGCCCGCGTCCTGGTTCTCGAGGCCGCGAGCTTCGAGGAACGCGGAGGCAACAGCCGGTTCTCCGGCTCCATCTTCCGCGCCGTCCATTCCGGGCTGGATTCGATCAAGCCGATCCTCGCCGACCCCGAGGAGGAGGTGCTGGATCAGGTGACGGTGGGCCCGTACTCACGGGAGCGCTACATCGACGACTGGCTGAGCACCTCGCAGAACCGCCCGCCCAGGGAGCTGGTGGAGACAGTCGTCGACCGGTCGTTCAAGACCCTGGAGTGGATGCGCGACAAGGGAGTCGAGTGGGAGCTGACCTCCGGCAAGCTGTTCGACACCGGCAAGCTCGACCGCAAGTACGACGTGCCTCCGGGTGGTGCGATCCGTGTGCGGGGCGAGGGCGTGGGCCTGGTGGCCGCGCTGTTCAAGGCAGTCGAAGACGCCGGGATCGACATCTGGTACGACGCCCCAGCGGCCTCCCTCGTCACGGAAGGGTCGACCGTCGTGGGTGTACGCATCCGCAGGGAGCGTGCCTTCGAGGAGGTGCGCGGGTCGGTCGTACTCGCCAGCGGCGGGTTCGAAGCCAATCCGGAGATGCGGCTGCGCTACCTCGGGCCCGGCTGGGACCTGGTGAAGGTGCGGGGCACCAGGTTCAACATGGGCACGATGCTGGCGCAGGCCCTCCAGGCCGGTGCCCAGCCGGCCGGGCACTGGGGCGGGTGCCATGCCAGCCCTCAGGACGCCGCCCACCCTCCCGTCGGCGATCTGCGGATGACGGACAAGCTGAGCCGCTACTCGTTCCCGTACTCGCTGCTGATCAACTCCGACGGGCGCCGTTTCGTCGACGAGGGCGAGGACCAGGTCTGGCTGACGTACGCGAAGACCGGCAGCGCCATCCTCGCGCAGAAGGGCAGCGTGGCCTACCAGTTGTTCGACGAGAAGACCGCGCACCTGCTGGAGCCGCGCTACAGCACGGGCACACCCGTAGAGGCCGGAACGCTGAAGGAGCTCGCAGGCAAACTGGGCCTACCCGCCGAGGAACTGGTGGCCACGGTGACCGCCTTCAACGAGTCGGTCGCCGCCGACGCCGCCGCCCGCTTCGATCCGCTGACGCTCGACGGGCTGATGGCGCGACCCGCCGGGCAGCCCCCCAAGTCCAACTGGGCACAGGCCCTCGACAAGGGACCGTTCATCGCCTACCCGGTGACGTGCGGGATCACCTTCACCTACGGCGGGGTCAAAGTCGACACGGACGCACGCGTCATCGATGTGACAGGGCGTGCGATGCCCGGGCTCTACGCGACCGGGGAGATCGCCGGCGACTTCTTCCACTACAACTACGCCGCCGGTTCCGGCCTGATGCGCGGCGCCGTGTTCGGGCGGATCGCCGGAGCCAACGCCGCCGCGCATGCGAAGGGCGGCACCCGATGA